One Jeotgalibaca porci genomic region harbors:
- a CDS encoding glycosyltransferase family 2 protein produces the protein MIPIFYAEMKKNMAATQIVDFELIFVNDGSSDNTLESMRTLARMDNRVRYLSFSRNFGKEAAMYAGLQSATGDYVAVMDVDLQDPPELLPSMYKTLKKEAFDCVGTKRVDRNGEPRIRSFFAKMFYKLINRISDNYIVDGARDYRLMTRRMVDAVLQMTEYNRFSKGIFTWVGFETKYIEYSNVERQAGKTSWSFWGLFKYSIDGIVAFSEAPLAIASVVGFITFLIALVMAVFFAIRTLIFGNPTSGWTSLVVIILALGGIQLLSLGILGKYISKTYLETKRRPIYILKETDKDLRDDE, from the coding sequence ATGATACCGATTTTCTATGCCGAGATGAAAAAAAATATGGCAGCTACTCAAATAGTAGATTTTGAACTTATTTTTGTAAATGATGGGTCTTCGGACAATACCTTGGAAAGCATGCGTACGTTAGCTCGGATGGATAACCGAGTGCGGTATCTATCCTTCTCTCGCAATTTTGGAAAAGAAGCTGCGATGTACGCCGGATTGCAAAGTGCAACAGGTGATTATGTGGCGGTGATGGATGTTGATTTACAAGATCCCCCTGAGCTACTTCCAAGCATGTATAAAACATTGAAGAAAGAAGCTTTCGATTGTGTGGGGACAAAACGTGTGGATCGTAACGGTGAACCGCGTATCCGCTCCTTTTTCGCAAAAATGTTTTATAAGTTGATTAACCGGATTTCTGATAATTATATTGTGGACGGAGCGCGGGACTATCGTTTGATGACACGTCGGATGGTGGATGCGGTTTTGCAGATGACCGAATATAATCGTTTTTCCAAAGGAATTTTTACGTGGGTTGGCTTCGAGACGAAGTATATCGAATACAGTAACGTTGAGCGACAGGCAGGCAAGACGTCTTGGTCATTTTGGGGTTTGTTTAAATATTCAATCGATGGAATTGTGGCTTTTTCGGAGGCGCCTTTAGCCATTGCGTCAGTAGTGGGCTTTATAACATTTCTGATTGCTTTAGTGATGGCCGTATTTTTTGCAATAAGAACCCTCATTTTCGGCAATCCGACTTCGGGGTGGACTTCATTGGTCGTTATTATTTTGGCTCTCGGAGGCATTCAATTGCTATCGTTAGGGATTCTGGGTAAATACATTAGTAAAACGTATCTGGAAACAAAACGTCGTCCTATA